One Dioscorea cayenensis subsp. rotundata cultivar TDr96_F1 chromosome 19, TDr96_F1_v2_PseudoChromosome.rev07_lg8_w22 25.fasta, whole genome shotgun sequence genomic window, TAACACTTGTTATCATTCGTCTTGCAAGTTGCAAGTGCATGCATTTGTCAAACTTAGAGAAGATCATTATAGTAATAATGTATAAAGTGATTGAAAGTTCATTGTGAAACTATATTATGGAGATGAATTATATAAGTTTCAAAACAATATCATGAGGGACTTAGCTTTCATCTTTTAAATCAACAATGGCTTCTAGTGCTGGTTCCCTGCCATTTGGCATCTTTATGTGTTGCATGTAACCAGCTTTTGGAGAGAATAACAGAGGACCAGAATAAGGGAACCGAGGATGGTGAGTAACTGTAGTAATGGGTTGGTCTGTTAATgtctttgaattttcttttttcctatTGTAGAACATGGAACATGGCCGGTGATCTTTCTTTTCTGAAACTTTTTGCATGTGTATCtcctattttaaatttatacctCAAGAATACATATGCAATACTCttgggttttgaggggtataaaagtcattatatttttttggaaaaaaaaaagagactttTATGAATGTGTGGACACATGTACGAGAAGTCAAGGACTGGTAGAACTCCATTTGTCTTATGTACTGTATACCATTAATTGCTCAACTTGGTACAACAGAGtcaattaaatttgttaatgttTGATAGTGCCATTGCTTTTCAAGCCTTATCAAGTCTTTTTTTTCTGTGAGCTAAACACCACCAATAATTTATAACAGAAGTCTTGTTTATAGACTTTTGTAAATCCAGGCCAATCTGAAAGCTGAACAGGTTCAACAACAGGAACATGGATGAAAGAAACAGaatgaaaaagacaaaaacGTTTTGTTGGTTACCTGAATGGAATCTTCACAGTGATGATTGTGTGGTGTTTGTTCCTTTAACATGTCAAGTTCATGCCTACAGAAAACCATTAAAAATGCAGCTACTTGAAGGAATTTTCCTGTGGCTTCCGTCAAGTCTCTTCTGCGGATCATAATGCTGCAACTTTAAGAGAATGATCAAGTTTCAGTAGTTTTCATAATAGCTTTTCATTCAGAATCAAACCCCCCAGCCAGTTTGGCATTGGGTTGCACTGTTATGACATATTTGCCAATTAGAAACTGTTACAAGCTGCCACATTTACAGTGAAGTCATGGTAGAGATAAAAGCAAAAATCCTGACACACAAGCATCACTAGATTGTCAATATACATCCACAAAATCTATAATTCTTCATCACACCCTGCATGGGGTGATCGGACTAGGGGAGCATTTTGGGCTAGGACTAGACCTACAACTCATATTGTTATTACCAGAAAATCTTCGGTGCATTCGATAGTCGGGGAGGCTGTCAAGTATTGGTGTATGAGCTGACCCTTTGCTTGCACTACTGCATTGTAAGGGCTCAAGAGTCTCCACAACATCACTCATGAGGGGTCTTGCCTTCGGGTTCTGGCTTAGACAGTAGTATGCCAAGCTGCAGGCTTTCTGGGCAGCTCTCACGGAGTATTGGTCTTCAAGCCGGGGGTCGATTATCTGCAGCATTTTCTTCTTGTCATTGAGCTTCGGACGTGTCCAATCAACCAGGCTCTGTTCCTTGCTAGGCCGGGTCTTGTCCACAGACTTACGGCCGGTCAAGAGCTCAAGAAGTACAACACCAAAACTGTAGACGTCACTCCTTGCAGTCAGACGACCTGTTTGTGAATTGCAGGATCCAATATCAgacattattttttatcctGTTCAACTACCAAAATATCTAATGTAACAGGTTTGGTACACTAAAGGTGTTCTTTGCTTCCCAGAAACAATTACAATAGATACTAAAATTGGCATCCTGTTTTATGATGAAGTCTAAAACTAATTTGCTTGCATGAACATGGGATAATGTAAAGGATTCGCCATTGGGAAAATTAATATCGGGTTCATATCAATAAACCACTAATTAGCCGAATAGATCTTCAGCAAAATTATTAACAGATTAGAATGATAAATCCTACCAAGTTGGGAGATTGTACCTGTCATCACATACTCAGGTGCCGCATAACCATAAGTTCCCATCACCCTTGTTGATACATGGGTCTCGTCTCCCTGAGGGCCAGCTTTTGCAAGTCCAAAGTCAGAAAGCTTAGCAGTATAATCCTGTGAAGAAATAGAGAAGTAACACAGGGTCAGAAGGTACAGTTCTGTCTCCAATTTACCAATAATGTGGAGGTAAGACACCACCATTgaggaaaagaaacaaaggaattAAAACAAGAATCCACTTAACAGAGTCCAACAAGATATTGGAAGTCTTAAAGTCTCGGTAGATGACAGGCCTTTCAGCATTATGAAGGAAAGCAAGCCCTTTGGCAGCCCCAAGTGCAATCATCATCCTTGTCGCCCAAGATAATGGAGCAGCTGTCTCTGaaatcctcaagcaaaataataCAAGTTACACATAAATTTACACCTTagaatcacacacacacacagaggaTCCGCCACTTTGGAAGAGCGAAgcaaaaaagtaataataataataatagaaagaaaatttatCTGTCAATATCAACATACAGGAAACTTTATAATCATCAGTAAATAACAGATGAAAGCATATTTTCCTAACATTATAGACAACTCAAGGTCTATGATTGACAATTTTAGTCGGTAAATGCCTAGAAGATAAACTGatgctataaaaataaaaagcggTCACCAGCACAAACTGTAGGTGATGCTATAAATTATgacagaaagaaaaagagaggtGAGGCTACATACTTCGAAACAAGTGGTTCTCAAGGCTGCCTCGGAACATGAATTCATAAACAAGTAACCTGTGAACATCTTCACAACAATATCCAATCAGCTTCACTAGATTAGGATGCCTCAGCTGTCCTAGAAAATTAACCTCCGTCTGGGAAACATACCAATTGGAAACACACATACAAATTCTCAGAAAATAATGATACAACATGACAAAAAAATGATAGTTTATCTTTTTCATAAAGATTATTCAGTAAGGTCCATGTCTTGGATGTGTCTCATGGGATGTTACTATCCCTCTGGATTTCAGATAGAATATCTAAGTTCACATGGCTCATGCTGATATAGCAGGACAAAAATTCATAAGGCtggtattaaaataaaatttcataagcTTCAGAAAGAcagattatttaaaaatatttagaaaaaggGAAGGTCTGTATAAAAGCAGGAACAAGTAGGTCCTCCCATATTTTACTATAGTGACTCCATGCTCACATGAGCTAACTGCTAACAAAGATATTTATTCAAGTCAATTGTCAACCAGCATAATTGCACATATGCTCActataaagtaaaataattcTGCAATATTTAGATAGacagataaattttaaaaatgaaacaatgcaAATGCATCGTTAATTTTGGCTGATCTCTAGCAGATGTGTCAACCACAAGTCAGAGTGACCCTTCATTAATTTTCTACACAATTATAGCCAAGGTCCACTTGCTTGAGGCAGTGACACATGCACCCAGATAAGGGATGGAtgatgatataattaaattgttgCAAACTGGAGCATGCAATATACAACTACCAAGCAAGACAGAGAGATTCACTGTAACATGCTCCAACTTTGAATGGCATCTGGAGCTATGCCTATTGCCCCATAGGAAGATTTTTGagagaatatgaaaaataaagttcaaGTAGGATAAGTTCATTTTATGATCactcaaaacaaaagaatagtCTAAAGCAGAATTTTTTGAGAATAGCATAACcctaaagaaaaggaaaattctCATCCTCCAGACTAGCCCTGGCAGCATGGGAGTCTACAATGGAGCAGAATGCTAAACTAAATAGGACCACAAAGAAGGAATTGCCTAATTTCCCTTGAGGTAAGAAGAAACAGACAAGCAATTGACTTATAAACTAGATCATGAGAAGCCGACCAATCAGTGCAGCCTAAAGCAGAGTATACAGCTGGTGAGAatctaatatttataaaatagaaacaaaactatgtttaaaaataaaataaaataaataaaaattcttacaAGCCATTCTCTGTGACCTTGAAGTCCATCCTTGTTTAAGACCTTAACAGCGACAGGAAGAGACTTGAGGCCAACCCTCACATTCTCATTAATGTATCCCTTATACACAGTTCCGAAGCCTCCTTCACCAAGAACATAATCTGACCGAAAACTCTTTGTGATAGTTTCAAGCTCAAACAATGTGAAAGCAATCACATTGGTGTATATGGAGATGTTCCTTGAATCTTCGATGACTCGTGGGGTTGAGGGATCACTTAAGTCTGAGAAAGAGCGGTTGTGCTTCCTCTCAGATGGTGTGCTCTTAACAGGTAGCTGGAAAATATGAAGTTGCTGAACTGCCAACCATCCAGTTCATACAAAACAAGAATCCATTTTCAGTTGAAGAACTTGTTGGACAAACCAGACCCAATAGATTCAAGCATATGAGTGAGATTAAGAATGTCATACTGAAACCATGTTGGATTAACACCTAAAACTGCTAGAAACAATGCACATTCAAATGATCCTACTGCTCATTTATCAGAT contains:
- the LOC120283948 gene encoding probable serine/threonine-protein kinase PBL8; the protein is MGNCGTREESAVAAAHAQVQQLHIFQLPVKSTPSERKHNRSFSDLSDPSTPRVIEDSRNISIYTNVIAFTLFELETITKSFRSDYVLGEGGFGTVYKGYINENVRVGLKSLPVAVKVLNKDGLQGHREWLTEVNFLGQLRHPNLVKLIGYCCEDVHRLLVYEFMFRGSLENHLFRKTAAPLSWATRMMIALGAAKGLAFLHNAERPVIYRDFKTSNILLDSDYTAKLSDFGLAKAGPQGDETHVSTRVMGTYGYAAPEYVMTGRLTARSDVYSFGVVLLELLTGRKSVDKTRPSKEQSLVDWTRPKLNDKKKMLQIIDPRLEDQYSVRAAQKACSLAYYCLSQNPKARPLMSDVVETLEPLQCSSASKGSAHTPILDSLPDYRMHRRFSGNNNMSCRSSPSPKCSPSPITPCRV